DNA sequence from the Pirellulales bacterium genome:
AAGCCGCGGCGGGCCATCAATTCGGCCAGCACGTCGCCGATCGCCTGCGGTCGTCGGGCTTTGGGTCGGTCCATCGAGGGTGGGGGGGCTTGTGTCGAGGTTTGTTACGCCGCTTCTATCTCTCGCGGGCCAGGGGCATGATCACGTAGCCGTAGCCATCTTCGGTGCGGCAGACGGCCGCGCTGTCGGCATCTTTCAACTCGAGCGCGAAGTTCTTCTCGGCATCGAGGACGCGCAGAAAATCGTTCACATAGCGCGGGTCGAGCGTGACGCCGATCTCCGGGCCATCGTAAGCGACCGGTATCTCGACCCGCGATTGCCCCAACTCGGCGCTGCGGGCACTGAGGGTCGCCACGCCGCCAGCGAAGCTGAAGTCGACGCCGCGGCTGGCCTCGTTCGTCACGATCATCGCCTGGCGGACCGCCGAGTGCATCGTGCCGACAACGAGATCGAGCTTGGTGACGTTGTCGCGCTGGGGAAAGACGTCGCGCCATTTCGGGAAACGGCCTTCGACCAGCCGGCTGTAGATCGTGGTGCGCTCGTTGCGCACCAGCACGCTGTTCGGCCCGGCGGCGATGGCCACCTCGGTCTCGGCATCGCTGAGTACCCGTTCGATGAGCGTCATGGCCTTGGTCGGCACAATCGTGGCGTTATCGCCCGTGCGATGCCCCCCCACGGACTGAGCGGGGCCTTCCATCTTGGCCAAACGGCGTCCATCGGTCCCAACCGCCGTGAGCTTGTTCTCTTCCATTTCGAGCAGCACGCCCCCCAAGGCATAACGCGTGCTCTCATTGTCGGTGGCAAAGACGGTACGGCGAATCATCTCGCGCAGCAGCCGGGCAGGAATCTCGTGGTACTTGGCTTCGCCAAAGGACTGCACGGCCGGGAACTCCGTCGGGTTCTCGCCCGGCAGCTTGAACTCGCTCCGCTCGCCACGCACGACCGTGCCGCTGTCGTCCGCCTCGAGGTGCAGCTTCGCATCGGTCGATTCGCGCAAGATCGACTGGAAGCGGCCGGTCGGCAGCACCGTGGCCCCGGGGGTCGTGACCTCGATACCAGGCAATTCGACACGAATACCGATTTCGAGATCGGTCGCCAGCAGCGTGGCACTATCCCCCTGCACTTCGAGCTTGACGTTTTGCAGGATCGGCTTGGGACTGCGGGCAGGGGCTACCGAAGCGGCCGCTTGGAAAGCACTCAGCAGTCGATCGCGTTCGCAGGTGATCTTCATCTTGGGTAGGCCTTTGCCAGGGACACGCTTCGAGCGAGGCTCGTGGTGTCGGGGTCTCTTGTCTAAAAACTCTTTTTAAGAAACAGCAGTGTTTAGGATCCGCGGCAAGCGACTGTTGATGGTTCTCGTCATCCGCAGGCAAACTCTTTGATCCGCAAGGTGTTGAGCCAATTGCTCGCCGGTGGAAAACCTGTTGGTCGAGAGTCGATTGGGTTGTCAGTCGTTCGTCGATGGTGAAGATGCTTTTCGAGGCTGGGGGTCGATCGGTGAATCTCGATGTTGGTTTCCGCCATTTGTCGACGATCGATCGACAGGTTTTCCACAACGATTGTCATTCCCTGGGAGGATTCTTTCGATTTTGCTTGTGCCACTGATCGCGACGGGCAAGCTTGCAGATCTCGTGAGCTGCCTCGGCCAGCGATCGATCCTGGGCGAGCTCGGACGCGATGCGACCGCAGGCATGGAGCACGGTCGTATGATCGCGCCCGCCGTAGTAGCGGCCGATCTCGCTCAAGCTCGCCCCGCTCCAGCGACGAGCCAGGTACATGCCCATGCTGCGAGCCAAGGTCACCCCTCGCCGGCGGGAAGGGCCGCGTACCTGCTCGAGATGCTCGGCAAAGTATTTCGCGCTGGCACGCGCCAGCGAGTCGATTGCCAAAGGAACCGTCTCGGCGCGCGAATCGAGCAAGGTGTGGGCGAGCGATTCTTCGATCGGCGCGCCTTCGTCCACCGCATGCTCTTGCTGGATGGCCGAAAGTTGCACGAGGGCCGCTTCGAGCTCGCGCGGCGAGGCAGCGAGTTGCCGCGCCAGCAGATCACGCGCAGCGGGCGAAAGCTGCACGCCGCGTTCGGCCGCCAGATCGTCGAGCAACTCGCGACGCGAGGGTTCGTCAGGTGGGGCCAGCGTCACGACCAATCCCGCGTCGAGCCGCGCGGCCAGCGCCGGGATGAGGCCCCGTGTCTCCGCCGGAGCATGACGGAGCGAGACTAATACCAGCCCCCCCGCATCGCGCACAGCGTCGATCGTGCGGCAAAGCTCTTCTTGGGCCATGTTTTTGCCGGCGATCAGGTGTACGTCTTCGATGGCCAGCACGCGCACGTCACGCACGCGCGGCCGAAATTCGTCGAGCGATTGCACGTCGATCGCCTCGGCATATTCGCGGGCGAAGTCGACGGCCACGA
Encoded proteins:
- the dnaN gene encoding DNA polymerase III subunit beta produces the protein MKITCERDRLLSAFQAAASVAPARSPKPILQNVKLEVQGDSATLLATDLEIGIRVELPGIEVTTPGATVLPTGRFQSILRESTDAKLHLEADDSGTVVRGERSEFKLPGENPTEFPAVQSFGEAKYHEIPARLLREMIRRTVFATDNESTRYALGGVLLEMEENKLTAVGTDGRRLAKMEGPAQSVGGHRTGDNATIVPTKAMTLIERVLSDAETEVAIAAGPNSVLVRNERTTIYSRLVEGRFPKWRDVFPQRDNVTKLDLVVGTMHSAVRQAMIVTNEASRGVDFSFAGGVATLSARSAELGQSRVEIPVAYDGPEIGVTLDPRYVNDFLRVLDAEKNFALELKDADSAAVCRTEDGYGYVIMPLARER